In the Armatimonas rosea genome, GCGCCGCCTACCCGGGCCACGACAATGTCGGGGCGTTTCTGATGGCGCGTCAAGAGGAGCACCAGACCCGCTTCACCGACACCGACCCCAACCCCGATATCCTCTCCAAGCAGCGTGCCAACCTTGGGGAGTATCTCTTCCAGATGCAGCAGAACCTGCGCGGGATGATCCCGGCCAAGGAGCAGGCACTGCGCAACTTTATCAGCGAGTGTGTCAACGATCCCAACCGCCGCCACGGGGTGGCCCGCGCCTTCCTGGACCATGCGGTCGAGCGCTTCCGTGCCTACGCTGTCGAACTGGGGCGGATGCGCGACGAAGCCCAGCCGACCATGGCCCCGATCGCCGAGGCGCGCGACGGCCAGGTGGCGGAGATGAACCGGCTCGCCAAGGACGCCATGCTCTCGCTGATCATGGGGGCCAAGCGCAAGGAGATCGACGAGAAGAAAGAGGAGTACCTGACCCGCGCCCGGCAGTGGGAGACCACCCTGCTGGATATCCGCACCGCGGAGCACGCGATCTACTTCTACACCGGGATGCTGGGGGTTCTGGAGAGCCTCAAGACCGAGATGGATGCCTATATCGAGCGGATGAAGGGGCTGGAGGCGTTCTTCCACAAGGAGGAGCAGACCGCAGTCGAGAACCCGGTGGATGTCAATGGCCTGGTGATCTTCGACCGGGGCCAGCGCCAGGAGCTCGAGAACGGCCAGGTGACCTATGTCAATGGCGATATCGACAAGCGCTACACGGCCTATGTCGGCAATGGCTCCGACCCGGGCAACGCGACCGTGAATACGACATCGGCGGATATTCTTTCGGAGCTGGGCACGAGCGGCAATATCTATGGCCTGCGCGATGCCGACCTCAACCGGGTGCGCTCGGGGATTATCGGGCGCTGCCGGACGGTCTTTAAGGCAGTCGAGCAGGAGTCGGTGCTAGATAAGTTCTTCGAGCGCTTCGGGGTGGGCACCGACCGCGCGATCGAGGAGCTGCGCCGCATCCACGCGCTCTCCCAACCCTTTATCCACCTGGCGGAGAACGCGCCCAACTACAAGCACCACCAGAACAAGTCCCAGACCATTGTCGGGGTCATGCACGGCTCCGAGCCCCGCTCCGACGGCGAGCAGGTCTTTATGAAGATGCTCAAGGAGACGGTGCAGGGCATCCGCGACGGCCAGATCACCAATGCGGGCGAGCAGCACCAGGTGCTCTTCCTGCGGGAGCGGGCGGCCTTCCCCCTGCGCCTGCTGGAGGGGATGGAGAACTACCAGTTCGCCTACGAGCAGTCCAAGGCCGCCGGGGCGAGCGCCAACCCGATCCACACGCGAAAAGATGTCAAAGAGTGGCTACGGATCGCACCACCGAGCTTCGAGGACCAGAAAGGTGCCTGGCAGACCTTCTGTGTCGGCTGGGCGGTGGGGGTCATCAGCGAGGAGCGCGACACGCGCTACACCGCCGCGGGTGCGAAAGAGACCATCAAGTTTATCGCCAGCTACCGAGACCGCTTCGGCATGGCCAAGACCGACCCGCTGGGGACCTTTGTCTCGATCACGGGCGATCTGGCCAAGCTGATGCAGGCCGCAGAGACCGAGGTGGAGCAGTCTAGCCGCCCGCCACGCGAGGCCCGCGAGATGGTGCTCCTGCTCTCCGACCAGCGCCAGCTCAAGGAGCAGATCGACCGCGGTATCCAGGCCAAGCTGGTCGAGCTGGGGGTGCAGCTCATGGGCCAGCAGCTCCTGGCACATGTCGAGGCGCAGAACTCCCGCAACTTCGGCCGCGCGATCCTGCGTCCCTACCAGCAGGCCATCACGGACTACCTGGAGAGCATCAACTACAACCCCGAGGCCCCCGCGGTCGTGGTTGCCCCCGTGGCACCGCCGCCTGTCGCCGCTCCCGTGGCCGTTGCCCCCCCCGCCCCCACGAGTGGGGGAGCCAGCACCGGGCCGGCCAGCTTGGGAAGCCTCAAGGAGCGCCTCGCCAACCTCCGCGAGCTGCTCACCGAAGGGCTCATCACTGAGGCGGACTTCGAGGCCAGAAAAGCCGCGATCCTCACCGAAGTGTAGCCATCTCCCCGCGCTCCACGCGACCCTCTTCCCCGGTTTGCTCGCAAGCTCGCGGGAAGAGGGCCTACTTTTCGGGAAGGTGAGTAAGAAAGCCAATGAACCCCGTCGTTCTTTTCTTCCTGGGTATGCTCGTGGGCATCGTCGCCCTCCTTGTCTTGCTCTGGTTCGTGCCTTCATCGGAGTCAAGCAAGCCCGATCCGCGCCCGACTCTTCCACCCTTTCCCCCGAACCCCGTTCCTCAAGGGGAGCATATTCTGGTGGTGGACGATAATCCCCAACTTGCCGACCAGGTCGCTGCCTGCCTCCGAGAGGCTGGCTATGCGGTCGAGATCGTCCACAGCGCCGAAGAAGCCTGGGTTTCGCTGCGTCTCAAGCTCCCCGTTCTCGTCATTACTGATGACATCCTGCCTGGCGCAGATGGCTGGGAGCTGCTGCGCTGTACTCGACGTTCCGAACTGATGGATATAATTCCAGTAGTTCGTCTAGGAGAAAAAGAGCATGAGCGATTTATGTTTGGTTATCCCGGCTTCATGTTTGACATGGAACTTGTAAAACCGTTTGACTGTGAAGAGCTGGTGTCTTTTGTGCGGCGGATTTTACAGCCTGCGTCCGTTGAAGGTGAGCGGTATCGGATCTAGCGAAGGTTAGGAAGCGACCATGGACGAGCGTCTTCTTCCACTCCCCGACAAACCCATCCCACAAGGCGAGCATATTCTAGTGGTGGACGATACGCCTGCCATGGCGAATCTGATCGCGGGCTATCTTTGCGAGGCTGGCTACAACGTTGAGATTGCCCACAACGCGGAAGAAGCCTGGGAATCGCTTTTGCAGAAGCTTCCGCTCTTGATCACTGTTGATGACTTCTTGCCAGGAGTAAGTGGACTCGGATTATGCTATCGGTTACGAGACTTGAGTGACGAGGGAAACATCTGGTCAAATACGATAATGATTGCTGATAATTCTATGCCTGAACATCTCCTTTGGGGATATAGGCAACCTCTAATAAGTATCTATCTTACGAAGCCCTTCAACCCTAAAGAGCTTCTTTGGTCTGTTCGGCGTATTTTAAAAACTTCGTCGAAGGGAGATGAGCGGTATCGGATTTAGAGGGCTGTAGAGCGGCATAAGAGGGGATTTTGCCGATACGTTTCTATGCCGCTTTTTTAAGAAGTTCCGGGGTGGGAAGGGGCTCTTCGAGGAGATCGGCATGCTTGCGAATCTCGATCCACTCCTGCTCGGGGATGCGCATGAAGGCCTCGACGAGGCGGGGCTCGAACTGCTGGCCGATCTCGCTGGCGATGATGGCGCGCGCGGTGGCGTAGTCGCGGCCCTTGCGGTAGGGGCGGTCGGAGAGGATGGCATCGAAGGTGTCGGCGATGGCGAAGATGCGCGCTGAGAGTGGGATCGCCTCGCCGCGAAGGCCATTTGGGTAGCCCTTGCCGTCCCAGCGCTCCTGGTGGGTGAGCACCAGCTCCCGCTCGCGATGCAGGTGGGGGATTCCCTGGAGCATCTCAAAGCCCAGCTGCGGGTGGCGCTGCATGACCCGGCGCTCGTCTTGGGTCAGAGGTCCTGGTTTGTTGAGGATGGCATCCGGGATACCGATCTTGCCGATATCGTGGAGGAGCGAGGCGCGGCGCAGGAAGCGTTGCTCCTCAAGCGGGAGGCCGATCTCCTGGGCCAGGCGCACCGTAAACTCCGAGACCCGCTGGGAGTGCCCCTCGGTCTCGTGGTCGCGCTGGTCGAGAGCAGTGGAGAGCACCTCCAGCGTGGCGTTGTAGCTGCTCTCAAGCTGCGTGTAGAGCAGGGCATTCTCCAGCGCGAGGGCGGCCACATCGGCAATAGCCCGGTAGAGCTCCAGGTCCGCGTGCTCAAAGACTGGGCTCTCTTGCTTATTGATCGCCTGCATCGCACCGATAACCGTGCCGCCGCGCACCAGAGGCACCGAGAGCAGAGAGTGGGTGACCCGCCCCGTGCGCTCATCGGCGAGGCGGCTATGGCGGATGTCGAGCTGGGCATCGTGGATCAGCAGGGACTGCTGGCGCATGATGGTCGCCCCCACAATTCCCTCGGTGAGGTGAAGCGAGAGGCCCTGGACCTGCTCCGCACCCGGCCCCGTGGCAAAGCGACAGGTGACCCGCTGGTTGAGGTGATCGGCCAGCCAGAGGGACTGCGCCTCGGCCCGAAGTGCGGCATTGACCTCAATAAAGAGTCGGGGAATCAGGTCCTCTAACCGGAGGGTCTGCTGGAGGTGGGCCCCGATATGATCCAGAAGGGCCCGGCGCTGCTCCGCGGCGTGCAGCGCCTTCTTCATCTGCTCGTTCTCGGTTCTGAGCCGCTCAAGCTCCTCGACGGTTAGGGACATACTTCCCCAATTATTGGAGATTTAATGATATTTCTAGAGGGATGGGGGCGCTATAATAAACCGATGAAGCGAATGTTTATGGGGACGCTGGTCTCCCCGGTGCTCTTGGGACTCGCCGCCGCCTCCCAGCCGCCCGCTGAGCTGGTGGCGCGGCATGAAAAAGAGGCAACTCCCCTGCTCAAGCAGTACTGCGTGAGCTGTCACTCGGGGGCGCAGCCCAGTGGCGGTGTCTCGCTCGACCCCGCCGATGTGGCCGGCATCCACAAGAACGCCGACAACTGGCGCAAGGGCCTGGCACGCCTCAAGGATAGGAGCATGCCCCCGCGGGGAAGCAGCCGCCCCAGCGAGCCCCAGCGCCAGGCCCTGATCGCGGACTTGACAGCGGTCCTGGACGCCGCCCCGGTGAAGGCCACGCCAGGGCACACGGTCCTGCGCCGCCTGAGCCGCCTGGAGTACAACAACACGGTCCGCGATCTCTTTGGCGTGACAACCAAGCCCGCCGACTCCTTCCCCGCGGATGGCGGTGGCGGCGGCGGCTTCGACAACAACGCCGACACGCTCTTTCTGCCGCCGGTCTTGCTGGAGCGCTACCTGGTCGCGGCGCAAGAGGTGATCGACGCTGCCCCGGCCGAGCGGCTCTTTCCGGTCAAGCCCAGCGCCAAGCTCCCCGCACGCGCGGCGGCCAAGCTCCTAATCGAGCGCCAGGCGTCGCGCGCCTTTCGCCGGCCCGTCCAGCCCGAGGAGACCGCCCGCCTGCTGCGCCTCTACGACTCCAAGACCAGCTACGAAGACGGTGTCAAGGCGGCGCTCAAGGCCGTTTTAATCTCCCCGAGCTTTCTCTTCCGGGTCGAGGAGGCACCGGTGAACACGGGCAATATCGCCCTCACGGACTACGAGCTCATCAGCCGCCTCTCGTATTTCTTGTGGTCGTCGATGCCCGATGACACGCTCTTTGCCCTCGCCCGCGAGAAGAAGCTACGCCAGCCTGGCGTGCTCACGGCGCAGGTGCGCCGCATGCTCCTAGATCCCAAGGCCCGGAGCTTCTACGATAGCTTTGTGAGCCAGTGGCTCCACACACGGGATTTAATGACGGGGATCGCCGCGCCGGACCGGGGCCGCTTCCCCCAGTTCGATACCGCCCTGCGCGATGCGATGTACCAGGAGCCGGTGCTCTTCTTTGAGAGCCTCTGCCGCGACAACGCCCCGCTCACCCAGCTCCTCTCTGCCGACTATACGTTTGTGAACGACAAGCTCGCCGCGCACTATGGGATGGAGCCGGTCTCCGGGGGCGGCTTCAAGCGGGTTCCGGTGGACACAGCAAGGCGCGGGGGGATCCTGACCATGGCGGCAACCCTGACGGTCTCCAGCTACCCCCAGCGGACCTCGCCGGTGCTCCGTGGCAAGTGGATTCTCTCCGAGGTGCTGGGGACCCCGCCGCCGCCCCCGCCGCCCGTGACCAAGACCCTGCCGCCCAGCGATAAAAAAGAGGGGGGCCTGACCTTCAAGCAGCGCCTGGAGAAGCACCGGGAGGAGCCCGCCTGCGCGGGGTGCCACGCGCGTATCGACCCGATGGGCTTTGGCCTGGAAAACTACGACCCGATCGGCCGCTGGCGGGATAAGATCGCCGACGATCCCGTGGACGCCAGCGCGAAGCTGCTCACGGGCGAGGAGTACCACAACCCGGCGGAGTTCAAGGCGCTGGTGGTCAAGCAGCAGGAGCAGTTCCTGCGCAACCTGGTGGAGAAGACCCTCGCCTACGCCCTGGGCCGCGGCCTGGAGCCCACCGACCAGCCCGCGGTGAAGAAGATTCTCGCCACCCTCAAGACCGAGGGCTACAAGTCCGAGACCCTCTTCCGCGAGGTCGTGCTCTCGCTGCCGTTTCAGTTCAAAGAGGGGAGATAGGCTGCCCTATTCGATAAGGCTACGAACGCATGAAAACAGAAAGCCCCACCGCCCAGGACTGGGTGGTGGGGCTTGCAGGGAGCGGAGCTCTTACTTGAGCTCGATGGTAGCGCCCTCGGCCTCGAACTGAGCCTTGAGCTTGTCTGCCTCGTCCTTGCTGACGCCGGTCTTAACAGCCTTGGGAGCGGTGTCGGCGATCTCCTTGGCTTCCTTGAGGCCAAGACCAGTGACATCACGGATGACCTTGATGACCTGGATCTTCTTGTCGCCGGGGCTCACCAGCACGACGTCGAACTCAGTCTTCTCGTCCTCGACGGGCGCGGCAGGGCCACCGGTTGCGGGGCCAGCGGCCACGACGGCGGAGACGCCAAACTCGGTCTGGAGGGCCTGAACGAGCTCGTTTACCTCGAGGATCGTCATGCTCTTCAGCTGCTCAATAAAATCTGCGGTATTGATAGCCATAATAGTTTCCTTTAAACGTAGTCGGGTTTAAGCCGGAGCTTAAGCTGCCTTCTGCTCTGCGATAGACGCAAGCGTCGCGGCAAGGCTGGTCAGGGGGGACTGGAAAGCCCCAAGGATCATCGCGTAGAGGGTGTCGCGCGGCGGGATCTTTGCCAGAGCATCGATCTTCGCGGCGTCCCAGTAGACTCCATCGACCACACCACCCTTGATCTTCAGGGGCGTGTTGCGGTTGCTGGCGATGTAGTCGCTGAGCACCTTGGCGGCTGCCAGGGAGTCCTTCGCAAAGACAACAGCCGTGGGGCCGTTGAGGGCTGCATCTAGGTCTGCATCTGCCGCGATAATGCCATCGGCTGCGCGCTTGAAGAGCGTGTTCTTCACGACAGAGAAGTCGCTCTCGCTATCGGCGGCGTTCAGCTTGGTGCGGATATCACCTACCTGGGGGACGCTCAAGCCACGGTACTCCGTCAGGATGACGGCGGAGCTACTCTTCAGCAGGTCGCTGATCTCCCCGACCACACCCGGCTTGGTACCAAGTTTCTTTTTAGGTTGTGCCATTTAAGTTTTCACCTCCTTTTGCGTAAAACACAAAACCCCCGACCGGAGGCAGTCGAGGGCGCACGAAGATATTAAGATGCTGTCATCTTCTCTACCTCGGCGGGCGGATTTCACTAAGAAACCCATTAAACGCAGATGCGTGCCGGCTGTCTCTGGTGGAAGTTATTGATTTCCAAGCGAGGAGTCTACCACGGCCATTGTGGGATTGCAAGCCTTTTTTAGGCCGCACGCCGGAGCGCTGGCGGTTCTGGGTCGACTGCCTGGGAGCAGAGCTCCGGACTCTCTAGCATGGCGGACTCAAATGCTGCAAAGATCTCGGGGTTGAAGTGCGTCCCGACCTGGCTTCGCATGAACTCCATCGCTCGGTCGTGTGACCAGGCAGCGCGGTAGGGACGATCCGATGTCAGAGCATCGTAGACATCCGCAACCGCGACAATACGCGCCATGAGCGGAATATTGTTGCCTGCGAGCTTATCGGGGTAGCCGCTCCCATCCCATTTTTCATGGTGGTGGCGTACGGCCTCGACGACCTCGGGCGGAAAGGGAACGGGCTGAAGGATGTCGCTTCCCAGTGCTGCGTGCTCTTTGATGAGCTCAAACTCCTCAGGAGTCAGCTTGCCTGGCTTATTGAGCACCGCCTCCGGAATGGCGATTTTACCGATATCGTGCAGTGCTGCGCCGACCTCAAGCGCGCGGAGCTTGTCCTCTGGGAGTGTTAGCTTTCGACCGATCGCCATCGACATCGCCACGACTCGGGCAATATGCTCTTGGGTGTAGCGATCTTTT is a window encoding:
- a CDS encoding HD-GYP domain-containing protein, translating into MSLTVEELERLRTENEQMKKALHAAEQRRALLDHIGAHLQQTLRLEDLIPRLFIEVNAALRAEAQSLWLADHLNQRVTCRFATGPGAEQVQGLSLHLTEGIVGATIMRQQSLLIHDAQLDIRHSRLADERTGRVTHSLLSVPLVRGGTVIGAMQAINKQESPVFEHADLELYRAIADVAALALENALLYTQLESSYNATLEVLSTALDQRDHETEGHSQRVSEFTVRLAQEIGLPLEEQRFLRRASLLHDIGKIGIPDAILNKPGPLTQDERRVMQRHPQLGFEMLQGIPHLHRERELVLTHQERWDGKGYPNGLRGEAIPLSARIFAIADTFDAILSDRPYRKGRDYATARAIIASEIGQQFEPRLVEAFMRIPEQEWIEIRKHADLLEEPLPTPELLKKAA
- a CDS encoding response regulator; its protein translation is MNPVVLFFLGMLVGIVALLVLLWFVPSSESSKPDPRPTLPPFPPNPVPQGEHILVVDDNPQLADQVAACLREAGYAVEIVHSAEEAWVSLRLKLPVLVITDDILPGADGWELLRCTRRSELMDIIPVVRLGEKEHERFMFGYPGFMFDMELVKPFDCEELVSFVRRILQPASVEGERYRI
- a CDS encoding DUF1592 domain-containing protein: MKRMFMGTLVSPVLLGLAAASQPPAELVARHEKEATPLLKQYCVSCHSGAQPSGGVSLDPADVAGIHKNADNWRKGLARLKDRSMPPRGSSRPSEPQRQALIADLTAVLDAAPVKATPGHTVLRRLSRLEYNNTVRDLFGVTTKPADSFPADGGGGGGFDNNADTLFLPPVLLERYLVAAQEVIDAAPAERLFPVKPSAKLPARAAAKLLIERQASRAFRRPVQPEETARLLRLYDSKTSYEDGVKAALKAVLISPSFLFRVEEAPVNTGNIALTDYELISRLSYFLWSSMPDDTLFALAREKKLRQPGVLTAQVRRMLLDPKARSFYDSFVSQWLHTRDLMTGIAAPDRGRFPQFDTALRDAMYQEPVLFFESLCRDNAPLTQLLSADYTFVNDKLAAHYGMEPVSGGGFKRVPVDTARRGGILTMAATLTVSSYPQRTSPVLRGKWILSEVLGTPPPPPPPVTKTLPPSDKKEGGLTFKQRLEKHREEPACAGCHARIDPMGFGLENYDPIGRWRDKIADDPVDASAKLLTGEEYHNPAEFKALVVKQQEQFLRNLVEKTLAYALGRGLEPTDQPAVKKILATLKTEGYKSETLFREVVLSLPFQFKEGR
- the rplJ gene encoding 50S ribosomal protein L10 codes for the protein MAQPKKKLGTKPGVVGEISDLLKSSSAVILTEYRGLSVPQVGDIRTKLNAADSESDFSVVKNTLFKRAADGIIAADADLDAALNGPTAVVFAKDSLAAAKVLSDYIASNRNTPLKIKGGVVDGVYWDAAKIDALAKIPPRDTLYAMILGAFQSPLTSLAATLASIAEQKAA
- a CDS encoding HD-GYP domain-containing protein, whose translation is MVQAMGRAIEAKDRYTQEHIARVVAMSMAIGRKLTLPEDKLRALEVGAALHDIGKIAIPEAVLNKPGKLTPEEFELIKEHAALGSDILQPVPFPPEVVEAVRHHHEKWDGSGYPDKLAGNNIPLMARIVAVADVYDALTSDRPYRAAWSHDRAMEFMRSQVGTHFNPEIFAAFESAMLESPELCSQAVDPEPPALRRAA
- the rplL gene encoding 50S ribosomal protein L7/L12, encoding MAINTADFIEQLKSMTILEVNELVQALQTEFGVSAVVAAGPATGGPAAPVEDEKTEFDVVLVSPGDKKIQVIKVIRDVTGLGLKEAKEIADTAPKAVKTGVSKDEADKLKAQFEAEGATIELK
- a CDS encoding response regulator transcription factor; protein product: MDERLLPLPDKPIPQGEHILVVDDTPAMANLIAGYLCEAGYNVEIAHNAEEAWESLLQKLPLLITVDDFLPGVSGLGLCYRLRDLSDEGNIWSNTIMIADNSMPEHLLWGYRQPLISIYLTKPFNPKELLWSVRRILKTSSKGDERYRI
- a CDS encoding tubulin-like doman-containing protein; amino-acid sequence: MPDETTTPSAPPLPTAASVASASSNAPILSQNEDQKLRGISRSLLIAVGGTGHKILLDVRQRMIQKYGSLDKLPIVSFLLLDTDQAIFGKNPNYSDAANLDNADKIHCSVHGVEQLRRNLREYPHLRDWLDPRTLSGDIHQGAGAVRARGRLAYFWNYDTIARRIEEEYTEITKDASKAMAIKNGMQVSEGVTVYVVGSLLGGTGSGMFLDLAYTIKDLLKDQRMLEIIGIFGIPPNTAAVSVDNRPNAYASLLELNHYTDSASAFTAQYKPDQPGIENADPPFRYTYLVDTSSPAANLGSVDKMIEMVGHSVFLDLTSEFQRQKKSNRDNFDQFLTNPDDLGCAQNYLAMGLAAIHFPKDKVLHACASRLARQILTRWTEPLARVSNVGAFAEQEIGRMGLDPENIQRGIQVANIESGELIRDVALAYWNGVNRSYSAAYPGHDNVGAFLMARQEEHQTRFTDTDPNPDILSKQRANLGEYLFQMQQNLRGMIPAKEQALRNFISECVNDPNRRHGVARAFLDHAVERFRAYAVELGRMRDEAQPTMAPIAEARDGQVAEMNRLAKDAMLSLIMGAKRKEIDEKKEEYLTRARQWETTLLDIRTAEHAIYFYTGMLGVLESLKTEMDAYIERMKGLEAFFHKEEQTAVENPVDVNGLVIFDRGQRQELENGQVTYVNGDIDKRYTAYVGNGSDPGNATVNTTSADILSELGTSGNIYGLRDADLNRVRSGIIGRCRTVFKAVEQESVLDKFFERFGVGTDRAIEELRRIHALSQPFIHLAENAPNYKHHQNKSQTIVGVMHGSEPRSDGEQVFMKMLKETVQGIRDGQITNAGEQHQVLFLRERAAFPLRLLEGMENYQFAYEQSKAAGASANPIHTRKDVKEWLRIAPPSFEDQKGAWQTFCVGWAVGVISEERDTRYTAAGAKETIKFIASYRDRFGMAKTDPLGTFVSITGDLAKLMQAAETEVEQSSRPPREAREMVLLLSDQRQLKEQIDRGIQAKLVELGVQLMGQQLLAHVEAQNSRNFGRAILRPYQQAITDYLESINYNPEAPAVVVAPVAPPPVAAPVAVAPPAPTSGGASTGPASLGSLKERLANLRELLTEGLITEADFEARKAAILTEV